The genomic interval GGGAAGCATATTCGTCTCCCTTCTGGACACTTACTTCCCACCGGGCAAGCCTTCTAGCAGTTCTAACTAGCCTAAGCGCTCTCTCGAATTCTATGCCAGCTATTTCTTCAAGCTCCTCAGGGTTGAAAAGCAACAGCTCCTCAACGGTATCTATCCCAGCATTCTTGAGCCTAGAAATTGTTACCTTGCCTATGCCCTCTTCTTTTCCTAGCTCTTCAATAGGAAGCGGCATCGCCCTCACCACACGGCTTCCCATCGACGAAACACTTACCCCTACCCTCTATCTTCTCACATGCAAATGTCTTTACGAAACTCCACATGTTTTCGGTCTCCCTGTCCCCATACACTATTATCGGGACCCTGTACACCTTTGCTATACGCGACAATATGTCATAGGAGTACATTAACCCCTCATGAACCCACCTAGTAAACCTTTTGTGGCTATCCTCGACAACGATGGGCACACGCTTCTTGTCAAGTTCACGGGGCAGGTCGAAAAGCAGGTACTCTAGGTACTCCTCGTCAAGAAAAGCTGGCAAGTATGCTCCACCAGCTATCTCCAACTGTGTCCCCCTAACATGCGTCAAGCCTGGAGACAAGACGTGTTTTTCCCCGCAAAAGGAAACCTCTAGCCGGATTGGAGAAAAAACAACCACAGTGTTCTCGGACAGAAATGTCAACTCCCCAGCAACGTCTCCCATAAACTTCTCAATTTCTTCTCTTCGAAAAACCTTGAGATGGCTAAGGGAAAAAACCTCTTTCCCAACAACAACCTGTCTACTCATCCAAACACCCTCCCACGGCTCCTACTAGCTAAAACCTCAAGCCACGGATTATCACGAAGATAACTTGGAAGCTCGCTACTTGTTTCAATGCCCATTTCGGGCCCGCTCGATCTCTCAGGTAGCCTGGAAGCAAGAGGCTCTCTTGGAGTAATCTCCTCTCCATAGATAACCCTCCTAGCGGCGAGAATGTGACGATATGCCTCTAAACCTTTATGGCTAAGAGAAACAAGTTGAAACCTCCCCTTCTTCTGGTAGTTTATCAAGCCATACTTTCCCAAGAGATCAACGACCTCTCTTGCCTTCCTATTGTTCCTAGAGATCTCGCTTAGCAGGACTTCTGATTCGCCAATCCTCGTAAGCCAGCCTACAATACGTGTAAACTCATCCACAATATAACTTTATTATCTTCAAATATAAATTTGTTATCATCCTGCATAACATAGTTATACAAGAAAACTATAAGATAGAAGTCGTCATAACGAGCTACATGAACCAGTCAGTAGGAGAAAAAATATTCTGCCCCCACTGCGGAGACTACATTACCCCAAAAATCGAAAGAACAGCCACACCAACAGGTGAATTAATAATAGAATACTATTGCCCCAGACATGGACTAATAAAAACTGAGAAAAAGAAAAACTACGGCGGAAACCCAGTCAAGATACCCGGAGGCCTCTACATAGCCCTCGAAGGAATAGATGGCTCTGGAAAAACAACACAAGCATCCCTGCTATACGAGTACCTCACAAACAAGGGCTACAGTGTGATTGTTGTAAGGGAACCATGGGTACAAGCAATAAAGGAAGTTCTTTACAAATATAACCTGGACGTCGAGGCAGAAGTCTACCTTTTTGCGGCAGACAGGATTATACTTCAACGAGAAATAGTCTTACCTGCGCTAAGCGAGGGAAAAATAGTTATCTCTGACAGAACCCTTTATGCTAGCCTCGCATACCAGTCATCCAGAGGGGCAGACCAAGACTTTATACGTAGAGTAAACAAATTCGTAAAGCCGCCCGACATAGTCTTCCTTTTAGACATACCAGTAGAGAAGGCCATGGAGAGACTCAGGAATAGGTCTTCCCTCACTCGCTTCGAGGACCCAACATACATGTACAGGGTAAGAGAAAAATACCTAAAACTGGCGGAGGAGGAAAAAGACAAGTTCATAGTTCTAGACGCGTCAGGCACAATAGAAGAAGTCTACACGCAACTCGTAGACAAAGTTGAAGAAATCCTACAAAATTTAAAAGCAAACAAAACATAGTATATCATATGAGACGTGGAAGCGCAACAAGCATAGTTCTCGTCATAGTCATCATTGCAAGCCTAGCATTCTACGCCGGGTTCCGCCTGGGCCAAACCCAGACCCAACAAATAACTGCGCAAGCTCCACAGCAACCTGTACCGCAAGGGGAATGCATAAAGCTTGAAATAATCAACGATGATGACTACTACCCCAAACTTTTAGACTTACTCTCCAAGGCTAACAAATCCATTTACATTTCAATGTTTGAATTCAAAAGCGACACAGACGAGGTGGCAAAAGTCCTCGAATTACTAATCTCTAAAGCAAAGAAAGGAGTAGACGTGAAAGTCGTCCTAGAAAACACGATAGACGAGAACGAGCTAACGTATAGACGTCTCCTAGACAACGGGGTTCCAGTAAGATACGATACAAGATCTAGGACTACACATACAAAACTCATCATAATAGACGGCTACATAGTTATCGTAGGTTCCCACAACTGGAGCTACTCGGCGTTCATGAGGAACCATGAGGCAAGCGTAGCAATATACGATGAAAACATAGCCAAACAAGAGACAAAGTACTTCATGCAGATATACAGCGGCAACTAAAAATAGTCAAAAACAACGAAAATAGACATCAGCCAAAACATGGAACACATTTAATTTTTCATTCTTTCATAAAAAGAACGCGAGCTAAGGATAAAGAACACAGTAGGCCGGAGTAAATGTTACAATAGATAACCAGCCCCATAAGTTACAATTTGAATAATTTTCTTTGTTTCCAGTAAGGTTTACGTCTTTGTCTTGTCAATAGGAAACGGGAGCTAGAAATTTATAGCCCCAAGACGCAGAGTCTCCTATGAAAAAATCCCTCGACAAGGACAGGCTTGCAGGTCTAATAATTCTCATATTCGCATTTACTCTAGGCTCCATCTATGCATACATTCTGCTCTTCGCAAGCGTTGAGACACAGCTACTAGTAATGAAAATTACTTCCCTCTTTGTTGTTGAAACATTCTTCCTTGTAGTAGCCTGGATAGGCATAACACTGCTCTTCTCTCCTCCAGAGGCAAAAATCAGAGAAATAGAGAAGCGTCTAGAAGAAGAATACAACAAGCTACGCGAGCAAGGATATCCCTTTCCTTGGTAAAAAATATTTTCATTGGGTCTAAACAGAAATTTATAGGGCCATCCTCTTTAGATACACATGGATAGTATTCTGGGGAAAGTTCCACTCGATAAAATATTAAAGACTATAGGCACGAAGAAGCTCGAGCTAGACTCCAACGAGATTTTCGGAGACTACTTGGCCACCGTTAATCCTGCGATAGGCGTGCCAGACGAGTTTCTAGGCTTCTTTGCCTACCACTACGCTGCCACAAACATAGCTGTCAGCTTCGCACGTCCAGACTACGCTTTGCTAGATCTAAACTTCCCAGAAGGCTACACAGACGACACTATTGAGAAAATAATGAAAGACTTCCTAAGAGAGTGCGAAAAATATGGAACAAGACTCATAGGTGGACACACAGCCAGATACCGTGGCATTGAGTGGCCCATAGCTTCGACAACAATAATCGGGAAAAGGGTCAGAGAAAGAGAGCGGCCTAGCCCAGGAGACACAGTTCTCCTGATTGGAGAAGTAGGCCTAGAGACGGCCTGGCTCATGGGAGAAAAAATCGACCCCAGGACGCTCACCCCGCTCCCAACAGCACTCCAGCTTGCCAGTGCCCCGGGCCTCAAGCTTCTGCACGACGTCTCCGAGGGAGGAGTCTACAGGGCTATAGAAGACATTGCACGGGCATACTCTGTGGCGATAGATATCAAGAGTAATGAGATACCATTATACCCAGGCTTCCCCTCAGGCCTCGATCCTCTAACTTCTCCAAGCTATGGAACACTAATCGCCATCGCAAATAGTCCACCTGGGCCCCTCTCCTACTGCAGCGAAAAAGGCATCAAATGCAAAGAGATCGGCAAGGTAGTTGCTAGAGATACCACACAGGTGCTAATAGACGGGAAGCCCCAGAAACCAAGACAAACGTTACCAGTTG from Thermofilum adornatum carries:
- a CDS encoding phospholipase D-like domain-containing protein codes for the protein MRRGSATSIVLVIVIIASLAFYAGFRLGQTQTQQITAQAPQQPVPQGECIKLEIINDDDYYPKLLDLLSKANKSIYISMFEFKSDTDEVAKVLELLISKAKKGVDVKVVLENTIDENELTYRRLLDNGVPVRYDTRSRTTHTKLIIIDGYIVIVGSHNWSYSAFMRNHEASVAIYDENIAKQETKYFMQIYSGN
- the tmk gene encoding dTMP kinase, which produces MNQSVGEKIFCPHCGDYITPKIERTATPTGELIIEYYCPRHGLIKTEKKKNYGGNPVKIPGGLYIALEGIDGSGKTTQASLLYEYLTNKGYSVIVVREPWVQAIKEVLYKYNLDVEAEVYLFAADRIILQREIVLPALSEGKIVISDRTLYASLAYQSSRGADQDFIRRVNKFVKPPDIVFLLDIPVEKAMERLRNRSSLTRFEDPTYMYRVREKYLKLAEEEKDKFIVLDASGTIEEVYTQLVDKVEEILQNLKANKT
- a CDS encoding thiamine-phosphate synthase family protein → MDSILGKVPLDKILKTIGTKKLELDSNEIFGDYLATVNPAIGVPDEFLGFFAYHYAATNIAVSFARPDYALLDLNFPEGYTDDTIEKIMKDFLRECEKYGTRLIGGHTARYRGIEWPIASTTIIGKRVRERERPSPGDTVLLIGEVGLETAWLMGEKIDPRTLTPLPTALQLASAPGLKLLHDVSEGGVYRAIEDIARAYSVAIDIKSNEIPLYPGFPSGLDPLTSPSYGTLIAIANSPPGPLSYCSEKGIKCKEIGKVVARDTTQVLIDGKPQKPRQTLPVETLYSPSLLEKDESMLKLAAESLARILYQNNLLSETGTNIAYLPRDTDNPREVLALDGRIIKTKSGPKICGKPAPGGSTYLANLLIEAKRSGLPYRAAINLRYKKELVEKLEQAGIQVYDASSHEEPCPVIGAIRAGNRAQAYFYKDKPNLEPTLVILGEDPLKLANMIRQLLVENPLQP